The Ralstonia pseudosolanacearum genome includes the window CGCCGCGTCAACCAGGACCGCATGGGGTACTGCTTCACGCGCGATGCCATGATGATGGTGCTGTGCGACGGTCTGGGCGGACACTCCCTGGGCGAAGTGGCGGCCCAGCAGGCGCTGCAGACCATGGCGCGCCAGTTCCAGCGCCATGCGCGCCCGATGATCCGCAATCCGCACGACTTCCTGCACGAGAGCATCATGCTCGCGCACCGCGAGATCCACCGCTACGCCGAAACCAACGGCCTGCCGGATGCGCCGCGCACGACCATCGTCTGTGTGCTGGCCCAGCGCGGCTCGCTGCACTGGGCGCATGCCGGCGATTCGCGCATGTACCTGATGCGCAAGGGCGAGCTGGTGACGCGCACGCGCGATCACTCCAAGATCGAGAACCTGCTGCAGCAGGAACGGGTGCTGCCGATGCAGGTCGCGAACCACCCCGAGCGCAACAAGATCTACAACTGCCTGGGCTCACCCAATCTGCCGCTGATCGACATCGGCGGCCCGACCAGCCTGGAGCCGGGCGACGTCACCCTGCTGTGCTCCGACGGTCTGTGGGGCAGCGTGGCGGAAGACGAGCTGGTCGACACCTGCACCAGCTTCTCGGTCACGCAGGCGCTCCCGGAACTGATCGCCCGCGCGCTGCGCAATGCCGGCGACAGCGCCGACAACACCACCGCCATCGCCATGATGTGGGAGCTGGACGCGACGACGACCACGCAGGATTCGGTGCAGACCGACACCCTGCCGCTGAACGCCTTCACCACCTCCATCCTGGACGCGCCCAAGAGCGAGTCGGGGCTGATGTCGGAAGAGGAGATCGAGCGCTCCATCGCCGAGATCCGCGCCGCCATCGACAAGACCACCAATCTGACGCGCTGAGCGTCCGCCCGCCCCCTTCCCGCCGGCCCGCCCTGCCGAACGCAGCGCGGGCCGGTATCATGTCGGGTTATCCGTTTTCCTGCGAGACACCCACATGCGACCCAGCGGCCGCCAGCCCGATCAACTCCGCCCCGTCACCCTCACCCGCCATTACACGCGCCACGCCGAAGGCTCGGTGCTGGTGTGCTTCGGCGACACGCACGTGCTGTGCACGGCCAGCGTG containing:
- a CDS encoding PP2C family protein-serine/threonine phosphatase, yielding MRFSVYQESKKGSRRVNQDRMGYCFTRDAMMMVLCDGLGGHSLGEVAAQQALQTMARQFQRHARPMIRNPHDFLHESIMLAHREIHRYAETNGLPDAPRTTIVCVLAQRGSLHWAHAGDSRMYLMRKGELVTRTRDHSKIENLLQQERVLPMQVANHPERNKIYNCLGSPNLPLIDIGGPTSLEPGDVTLLCSDGLWGSVAEDELVDTCTSFSVTQALPELIARALRNAGDSADNTTAIAMMWELDATTTTQDSVQTDTLPLNAFTTSILDAPKSESGLMSEEEIERSIAEIRAAIDKTTNLTR